A genome region from Campylobacter sp. MIT 12-8780 includes the following:
- a CDS encoding pyridoxamine 5'-phosphate oxidase family protein, protein MTKEILDLLDKSVGFIATKGTCGNPRVRPFQSPLFYEGKLYYCTSYKKNFYKHTQAHSGVELSAYDGNSWVRIRGEAVFEENLAVKKAMFEKYPSLKELYQSPENKDFAVFYFKNPSIKIQDFNGRDEIVK, encoded by the coding sequence ATGACAAAAGAAATTTTGGATTTGCTTGATAAAAGTGTTGGCTTTATTGCGACAAAAGGAACTTGTGGTAATCCACGCGTGCGTCCTTTTCAATCGCCTTTGTTTTATGAGGGCAAGCTATATTACTGCACTAGCTATAAAAAGAATTTTTATAAGCATACTCAGGCTCATTCAGGCGTGGAGTTAAGTGCGTATGATGGCAATTCTTGGGTAAGAATTAGAGGCGAGGCTGTATTTGAGGAGAACTTAGCTGTGAAAAAAGCTATGTTTGAAAAATACCCAAGCCTAAAAGAACTTTACCAAAGCCCAGAAAATAAAGATTTTGCAGTATTTTATTTTAAAAATCCAAGCATTAAAATTCAAGATTTTAATGGTAGAGATGAGATTGTTAAATAA
- the rplL gene encoding 50S ribosomal protein L7/L12 — translation MAISKEDVLEYISNLSVLELSELVKEFEEKFGVSAAPVVVAGAGGGAAAGGGAAEEKTEFNIVLVESGAKKIEVIKVVRAITGLGLKEAKDAVEQTPSVLKEGVAKADAEAAKKQLEEAGAKVELK, via the coding sequence ATGGCAATTTCTAAAGAAGATGTTTTAGAATATATTTCAAATTTAAGTGTTCTTGAGCTTTCAGAGCTTGTAAAAGAATTTGAAGAAAAATTTGGTGTTTCAGCAGCTCCAGTTGTTGTAGCTGGTGCTGGCGGCGGTGCAGCTGCTGGCGGCGGTGCAGCTGAAGAAAAAACAGAGTTTAACATCGTTTTAGTTGAAAGCGGTGCAAAGAAAATCGAAGTGATTAAGGTTGTTCGTGCGATTACTGGCTTGGGCTTAAAAGAAGCAAAAGATGCAGTTGAGCAAACTCCTTCAGTGCTTAAAGAAGGCGTGGCTAAGGCTGATGCTGAAGCAGCTAAAAAACAACTTGAAGAAGCAGGTGCTAAGGTAGAGCTTAAGTAA
- the rpmG gene encoding 50S ribosomal protein L33: MRIKVGLKCEETGDINYSTYKNSKNTTEKLELKKYCPRLRKHTIHKEVKLKS; encoded by the coding sequence ATGAGAATAAAAGTTGGCTTAAAATGCGAAGAAACAGGCGATATTAATTACAGCACTTATAAAAATAGCAAAAATACAACTGAAAAGCTAGAACTTAAAAAATATTGCCCAAGATTAAGAAAACACACTATTCATAAAGAAGTTAAATTAAAAAGTTAA
- a CDS encoding YaaA family protein: MKILFSPSESKSELAYLAPINKSSFIFAELFDKRLEVIKLYNDFVKYASINELQDFFELKSEKEVQNLQNDLLKLKTCEAIKRYKGVAYDYLDFESLDEKAQNYVYENTLIFSNLFGVVQAKDHLPLYKLKQGAKIKEFDTAKFYKTHFSKALDEFLQNEEIIDLRAGFYEKFYTLKQTYTSYKFLKNNKVVSHFAKAYRGTLLRILACFECKSNQDLLTHLPHKLSVKEIKKQGLRQEIVLEIKD, encoded by the coding sequence ATGAAAATACTTTTTTCTCCAAGCGAAAGTAAGAGCGAGCTAGCCTATCTTGCACCTATAAACAAAAGCTCGTTTATCTTTGCAGAACTTTTTGATAAAAGACTTGAAGTTATCAAACTTTACAATGACTTCGTTAAATATGCGTCAATAAATGAACTTCAGGATTTTTTCGAACTTAAAAGCGAAAAAGAAGTGCAAAATTTGCAAAATGATCTTTTAAAGCTAAAAACCTGCGAAGCGATCAAACGTTATAAAGGCGTGGCGTATGATTATCTTGATTTTGAAAGCTTGGATGAAAAAGCTCAAAATTATGTATATGAAAATACGCTTATTTTCTCAAATCTTTTTGGCGTCGTTCAAGCAAAAGATCATTTACCACTTTATAAGCTCAAGCAAGGGGCTAAAATCAAAGAATTTGACACAGCTAAATTTTATAAAACGCACTTCAGTAAAGCCTTAGATGAGTTTTTACAAAATGAAGAAATCATCGATCTTAGAGCTGGTTTTTATGAGAAATTTTATACCTTAAAGCAAACTTATACAAGTTATAAATTCTTAAAAAATAACAAAGTCGTTAGTCATTTTGCAAAAGCATATCGTGGGACTTTGCTTCGCATACTTGCTTGCTTTGAGTGCAAAAGTAATCAAGATTTGCTCACTCACTTACCTCATAAGCTTAGCGTTAAAGAGATCAAAAAACAAGGTTTAAGGCAAGAAATCGTGCTTGAGATCAAAGACTAA
- the rplA gene encoding 50S ribosomal protein L1 encodes MSKISKRLKELANKVDSSKEYALAEAIDTVKTLASAKFDETVEIALKLNVDPRHADQMVRGSVVLPAGTGKKVRVAVIAKDTKADEAKNAGADIVGSDELVEEIQKGNINFDVLIATPNLMGLVGKVGRILGPKGLMPNPKTGTVTMDVAQAVNNAKSGQVNFRVDKQGNIHAGLGKVSFSKEQLNDNISTFIKAINKHKPAAAKGRYIKTAALSLTMSPSVSLETQELLDMK; translated from the coding sequence ATGTCTAAAATAAGTAAAAGATTAAAAGAACTTGCAAACAAAGTTGATTCTTCTAAAGAATATGCTTTAGCAGAAGCTATTGATACGGTTAAAACTCTAGCTTCAGCTAAATTTGATGAAACTGTTGAAATAGCCTTAAAGCTTAATGTTGATCCAAGACATGCTGATCAAATGGTAAGAGGTTCAGTTGTTTTACCAGCTGGTACAGGTAAAAAAGTAAGAGTAGCAGTTATTGCAAAAGATACAAAGGCTGATGAGGCTAAAAATGCTGGCGCTGATATAGTTGGAAGCGATGAATTGGTTGAAGAAATTCAAAAAGGCAATATCAATTTTGATGTCTTAATCGCCACTCCAAATTTAATGGGACTTGTGGGTAAGGTTGGTAGAATTTTAGGACCAAAAGGACTTATGCCAAATCCTAAAACAGGAACTGTGACTATGGATGTAGCTCAAGCCGTAAATAATGCTAAAAGCGGACAAGTCAATTTCCGCGTTGATAAACAAGGCAATATCCATGCTGGACTTGGCAAGGTAAGCTTTTCAAAAGAGCAATTAAATGACAATATCAGCACTTTTATCAAAGCCATAAACAAACACAAACCAGCTGCAGCTAAAGGAAGATATATCAAAACAGCTGCTCTTTCTTTGACAATGAGCCCATCTGTAAGCCTTGAAACTCAAGAACTTTTAGATATGAAATAA
- the rplK gene encoding 50S ribosomal protein L11 produces the protein MAKKVVGEIKLQIAATKANPSPPVGPALGQQGVNIMEFCKAFNERTKDMAGFNIPVVITVYADKSFTFITKQPPATDLIKKAAGISKGADNPLKNKVGKLTQKQVLEIVEKKLADLNTKDKDQAAKIIAGSARSMGVEIVD, from the coding sequence ATGGCAAAGAAAGTTGTTGGCGAGATAAAATTACAAATTGCAGCCACTAAGGCAAATCCATCTCCGCCAGTTGGTCCAGCTCTTGGACAACAAGGCGTGAATATCATGGAGTTTTGTAAAGCTTTTAATGAAAGAACAAAAGATATGGCAGGCTTTAATATCCCTGTTGTTATCACTGTTTATGCAGATAAGAGTTTTACTTTCATCACAAAACAACCTCCTGCTACTGATTTGATTAAAAAAGCAGCTGGTATTAGCAAAGGTGCGGATAATCCGCTTAAAAATAAAGTTGGCAAACTTACTCAAAAACAAGTTTTAGAAATCGTTGAGAAAAAACTTGCTGATTTAAACACCAAAGATAAGGATCAAGCGGCGAAAATTATCGCTGGATCAGCTAGATCTATGGGTGTTGAGATTGTCGATTAA
- the secE gene encoding preprotein translocase subunit SecE — protein sequence MKNLISYFKLSKAELSKVIFPLKEQVRNAYITVFVVVTVISLFLALVDWIMSSIVSLFVS from the coding sequence ATGAAGAATTTAATAAGTTATTTTAAACTCTCAAAAGCCGAGTTATCAAAAGTCATTTTTCCACTTAAAGAACAAGTAAGAAATGCTTATATTACGGTTTTTGTTGTAGTAACGGTAATTTCATTGTTTTTAGCTTTGGTGGATTGGATTATGTCTTCCATAGTTTCTTTGTTTGTTTCTTAA
- the rplJ gene encoding 50S ribosomal protein L10 — MTKSEKIEIVASLQEDFKKSEAIVVCDYRGLSTKKLEVLRQNARENNVRVQIIKNTLAHLALENAGKSGLELKDTNIYLWGEDQLSVSKVASKFEDDHEQFKIKMAFIEGSVADVAKVKALAKMPSRNELLAMLLQVWNAPLQNFVIGLNALKTKKESE, encoded by the coding sequence ATGACCAAGAGCGAAAAGATCGAGATCGTTGCTTCTTTGCAAGAAGATTTCAAAAAAAGTGAAGCCATAGTAGTATGTGATTATAGGGGCTTAAGCACAAAGAAACTTGAAGTTTTAAGACAAAACGCAAGAGAAAATAATGTCAGAGTTCAAATCATTAAAAATACACTTGCTCATTTAGCCCTAGAAAATGCTGGTAAAAGCGGACTTGAACTTAAAGATACAAATATCTATCTTTGGGGTGAAGATCAACTTAGTGTTTCTAAGGTAGCATCTAAATTTGAAGATGATCATGAGCAGTTTAAGATCAAAATGGCGTTCATTGAGGGAAGTGTGGCTGATGTGGCTAAGGTAAAAGCTTTAGCAAAAATGCCTTCACGCAACGAATTGCTTGCTATGCTTTTGCAAGTATGGAATGCCCCATTACAAAATTTTGTTATAGGGCTTAATGCCTTAAAAACCAAAAAAGAATCAGAATAA
- the tuf gene encoding elongation factor Tu has product MAKEKFSRNKPHVNIGTIGHVDHGKTTLTAAISAVLSRKGLAELKDYDNIDNAPEEKERGITIATSHIEYETEKRHYAHVDCPGHADYVKNMITGAAQMDGAILVVSAADGPMPQTREHILLSRQVGVPYIVVFMNKADMVDDAELLELVEMEIRELLSSYDFPGDDTPIISGSALKALEEAKAGQDGEWSQKVIALMDAVDEYIPTPTRDTDKDFLMPIEDVFSISGRGTVVTGRIEKGVVKVGDTIEIVGIRDTQTTTVTGVEMFRKEMDQGEAGDNVGVLLRGTKKEDVLRGMVLAKPKSITPHTEFEAEVYILNKDEGGRHTPFFNNYRPQFYVRTTDVTGSIKLAEGTEMVMPGENVRITVSLIAPVALEEGTRFAIREGGHTVGSGVVSKIIK; this is encoded by the coding sequence ATGGCTAAGGAAAAATTTTCTCGTAACAAGCCACATGTCAATATAGGAACCATCGGTCACGTCGATCATGGTAAAACAACCTTGACAGCAGCTATTTCTGCTGTTTTATCAAGAAAGGGTTTGGCTGAGCTTAAAGATTATGACAATATCGATAATGCTCCAGAAGAAAAAGAAAGAGGTATCACTATTGCTACTTCTCACATTGAGTATGAAACAGAAAAACGTCACTATGCACACGTAGACTGCCCAGGACACGCCGATTATGTTAAAAACATGATTACAGGTGCAGCTCAAATGGACGGAGCTATCCTTGTTGTTTCAGCAGCTGATGGTCCTATGCCTCAAACTAGAGAGCATATCTTGCTTTCTCGTCAAGTAGGCGTGCCTTATATCGTTGTATTTATGAATAAGGCTGATATGGTTGATGATGCTGAACTTTTAGAGCTCGTTGAAATGGAAATTCGTGAGCTTTTAAGCTCTTATGATTTCCCAGGTGATGATACTCCTATCATTTCAGGTTCTGCTTTAAAAGCACTTGAAGAAGCTAAAGCTGGACAAGATGGAGAATGGTCACAAAAAGTTATCGCTTTGATGGACGCTGTTGATGAATATATCCCAACTCCAACTCGTGATACTGATAAAGACTTCTTAATGCCAATTGAAGATGTTTTCTCTATCTCAGGTCGTGGAACTGTTGTTACAGGTAGGATTGAAAAAGGTGTAGTAAAAGTAGGCGATACTATAGAAATCGTAGGAATTCGCGATACTCAAACTACAACAGTAACTGGCGTTGAAATGTTTAGAAAAGAAATGGATCAAGGCGAGGCAGGCGATAATGTTGGTGTGCTTTTAAGAGGAACTAAAAAAGAAGATGTTCTTCGTGGTATGGTTCTTGCTAAACCAAAATCAATCACTCCACACACTGAATTTGAGGCTGAAGTGTATATCCTAAACAAAGATGAAGGTGGTCGTCATACTCCATTCTTTAACAATTACCGCCCACAATTTTATGTAAGAACAACTGATGTTACAGGTTCAATTAAACTTGCTGAAGGCACTGAAATGGTTATGCCAGGTGAAAATGTGCGTATCACAGTGAGCCTTATTGCTCCAGTTGCACTTGAAGAAGGAACTCGCTTTGCGATCCGTGAAGGCGGACACACTGTTGGTTCAGGCGTGGTTTCTAAAATCATCAAATAA
- the nusG gene encoding transcription termination/antitermination protein NusG, with amino-acid sequence MSEEKYKWYAIQTYAGSEMAVKRAIENLIRDNGIGERLKEIVVPTEDVIEFKNGKEKISERSLYSGYVFALLDLNTELWHKIQSLPKVGRFIGEAKKPTPLSEKDIKLILEKVQNKAAPKPKISFDEGENVRIIEGPFANFTGMVEEYDMVRGLLKLNVSIFGRSTPVEILYSQVEKII; translated from the coding sequence ATGAGCGAAGAAAAATATAAATGGTATGCGATACAAACCTATGCGGGAAGTGAAATGGCGGTAAAAAGAGCCATAGAAAATTTAATCCGCGATAATGGAATAGGCGAAAGATTAAAAGAAATTGTTGTGCCAACTGAAGATGTGATTGAGTTTAAAAATGGTAAAGAAAAGATTAGCGAAAGAAGCTTGTATTCAGGCTATGTTTTTGCTTTACTTGATCTTAACACTGAGCTTTGGCATAAAATTCAGTCTTTACCAAAAGTAGGGCGTTTTATAGGCGAAGCAAAAAAGCCTACACCTTTGAGTGAAAAAGATATCAAGCTCATCTTAGAAAAGGTACAAAATAAAGCTGCACCAAAACCAAAAATTTCTTTCGATGAGGGTGAAAATGTGCGAATCATCGAAGGTCCTTTTGCAAACTTTACTGGTATGGTTGAAGAATACGATATGGTTCGAGGTTTGCTTAAGCTTAATGTTTCGATTTTTGGGCGTTCAACACCGGTTGAAATTCTCTATTCTCAAGTTGAAAAAATTATATAA
- a CDS encoding SIR2 family NAD-dependent protein deacylase, with protein MKKVLILSGAGLSAESGLKTFRESNGLWEEHDVMEVCSASGFRKNPKKVREFYDERRAQLEKVKPNHAHEMIAKLKAEFKDQIFVITQNVDDLLERAGCKDVIHLHGFLPELYCASCGTHFNIAYKKQESTTCPKCKQPFLRHNIVMFEEPAPQYQTLYEALSQSGLFVCIGTSGYVLPVGHFASMCEHSILNNLDADPALDSCFDKVYTQKASTAIDQIALDIRNYLGGNYV; from the coding sequence ATGAAAAAAGTGCTGATTTTAAGTGGGGCTGGACTTAGTGCTGAAAGTGGGTTAAAAACTTTTAGAGAAAGCAATGGACTTTGGGAAGAGCATGATGTAATGGAGGTTTGTTCAGCAAGTGGCTTTCGCAAAAATCCTAAAAAAGTGCGTGAATTTTATGATGAAAGAAGAGCTCAGCTTGAAAAAGTGAAGCCAAATCATGCCCATGAGATGATCGCAAAGCTTAAGGCTGAATTTAAAGATCAGATTTTTGTGATTACGCAAAATGTTGATGATTTGCTTGAAAGGGCAGGGTGCAAGGATGTGATCCATTTGCATGGTTTTTTACCAGAGCTTTATTGTGCGAGTTGTGGGACACATTTTAACATAGCTTATAAAAAGCAAGAAAGCACAACTTGTCCTAAGTGCAAGCAACCTTTTTTGCGTCATAATATCGTTATGTTTGAAGAGCCAGCTCCGCAGTATCAAACCTTGTATGAGGCTTTAAGCCAGAGTGGGCTTTTTGTGTGTATAGGTACGAGTGGTTATGTGCTGCCTGTTGGACATTTTGCGAGCATGTGTGAACATAGCATACTTAATAACCTTGATGCTGATCCTGCTTTAGATTCGTGCTTTGATAAGGTTTATACTCAAAAAGCAAGCACGGCAATTGATCAAATCGCTCTTGATATACGAAATTATCTCGGAGGAAATTATGTTTGA
- a CDS encoding LysE family transporter gives MFEAFVQGALLGFGVAVPFGPLNILILTYALKSLKNSLAVGFGAMSADILYLVLLLFGVLTFLDNGVFKQILAIGGFVFLTYMALMMLRTKTKDLNLNEKDAKVIQENVFKSFIKGFSLNLLNPFVIAFWLSVSLLFSHNEYHEFMLLGLFVAILLWVCSLSFLVAKFSKFFSHKVIFYINVISAFIIEYFALSLLYKAFVSL, from the coding sequence ATGTTTGAAGCCTTTGTGCAAGGAGCTTTACTTGGATTTGGTGTAGCTGTGCCTTTTGGTCCTTTAAACATCTTGATTTTAACTTATGCCCTAAAGTCCTTAAAAAACTCTTTAGCTGTAGGTTTTGGGGCGATGAGCGCGGATATTTTGTATCTTGTTTTACTTCTCTTTGGGGTGCTTACTTTTTTAGATAATGGAGTTTTTAAGCAAATTCTGGCAATTGGAGGCTTTGTTTTTTTAACTTATATGGCTTTAATGATGTTAAGAACAAAAACAAAAGATTTAAATTTAAATGAAAAAGACGCAAAAGTTATACAAGAAAATGTGTTTAAAAGCTTTATCAAGGGTTTTAGTTTAAATCTCTTAAACCCTTTCGTTATCGCCTTTTGGCTTAGCGTATCTTTGCTTTTTTCACATAATGAGTATCATGAGTTTATGCTTTTGGGCTTGTTTGTGGCGATTTTGCTCTGGGTGTGTAGTTTAAGCTTTTTGGTTGCTAAATTTTCAAAGTTTTTTAGCCATAAAGTTATTTTTTATATCAATGTCATCTCAGCTTTTATCATCGAATATTTTGCTTTAAGTTTGCTTTATAAAGCCTTTGTTAGTCTTTGA